In a single window of the Labrus mixtus chromosome 20, fLabMix1.1, whole genome shotgun sequence genome:
- the galr2b gene encoding galanin receptor 2b, with protein sequence MSDFEDFTKPAGQANVSESYQLNPTSVIVSVVFSLIFLLGTVGNSLVLAVLLRSGQVGYNTTNLFILNLSMADFFFIIFCVPFQATIYSLEGWVFGSFMCKVVHFFINLTMYASSFTLAAVSVDRYLAIRYPLRSRELRTPCKAMVAMVVIWGLSLIFAGPYLSYYDLIDYANSTVCIPGWEEQNRKVLDTCTFLVGYVIPVLIVSLSYTRTIKYLWTAVDPLDGMSESKRAKRKVTKMIIIVTVLFCICWLPYHVVILCYLYGDFPFNQTTYAFRLLSHCMAYANSCVNPIVYALVSKHFRKGFKKVFSCILSKKGRNKVHVVHVANTVPGFEAGSTEVSQMNEENVRQNECEMMNRPIAEPREPTVTLNLPFQRQT encoded by the exons atgtcTGACTTCGAGGACTTCACCAAGCCAGCAGGGCAGGCCAATGTGTCTGAGAGCTACCAGCTGAACCCCACCAGTGTGATCGTGTCGGTGGTCTTctccctcatcttcctcctcggCACAGTCGGTAACAGCCTGGTGCTGGCCGTGCTTCTGCGGAGCGGCCAGGTCGGATACAACACCACCAACCTGTTCATACTCAACCTGAGCATGGCCgacttcttcttcatcatcttctgCGTCCCTTTCCAAGCCACCATCTACTCCCTGGAGGGCTGGGTGTTTGGCTCCTTCATGTGCAAAGTGGTCCACTTCTTCATCAACCTGACCATGTACGCCAGCAGCTTCACGCTCGCTGCTGTCTCTGTCGACCG ATATCTGGCTATCCGTTACCCGCTGCGCTCCAGAGAGCTTCGGACACCGTGTAAGGCGATGGTCGCCATGGTGGTCATTTGGGGTCTCTCTCTGATCTTTGCGGGTCCTTATCTCAGCTACTACGATCTGATCGATTACGCCAACAGCACTGTGTGCATCCCTGGCTGGGAGGAGCAGAACCGGAAGGTCCTCGACACGTGCACCTTCCTTGTCGGCTACGTCATCCCCGTGCTGATCGTGAGCCTCTCGTACACTCGAACCATCAAGTACCTGTGGACGGCTGTGGACCCTCTGGACGGCATGTCGGAGTCCAAGAGGGCCAAACGCAAAGTCACCAAAATGATCATCATAGTCACCGTGCTTTTCTGCATCTGCTGGCTACCGTACCACGTGGTGATCCTGTGCTACCTGTACGGGGACTTCCCCTTCAATCAGACCACGTACGCTTTCAGGCTGCTGTCCCACTGCATGGCCTACGCCAACTCCTGTGTCAACCCCATCGTCTACGCTCTGGTGTCCAAGCACTTTCGCAAAGGCTTCAAGAAAGTGTTCAGCTGCATCCTGAGTAAAAAAGGCCGGAATAAGGTCCACGTGGTTCACGTGGCCAACACTGTGCCAGGTTTCGAGGCGGGCTCCACAGAGGTGTCGCAGATGAACGAGGAGAATGTACGACAGAATGAATGTGAGATGATGAACAGGCCCATCGCAGAGCCAAGAGAACCCACTGTGACTCTCAATTTGCCCTTTCAGCGGCAGACGTGA